A region of Vitis vinifera cultivar Pinot Noir 40024 chromosome 13, ASM3070453v1 DNA encodes the following proteins:
- the LOC100247223 gene encoding transcriptional activator DEMETER isoform X2, with protein sequence MNFGKGISISQENDMLIGGNWLPAGTDKQFLVRSQPVPVDKQVNQAGRTNWQALLGFPGGHETQNCNGVVQNLNLVDLGGLSQTLYNWDGNFAEKNRLINHIAGSYNQNFVNGDTSTYKHIFTDGGSRVSQSQPFANSDGTGTYSQALANVGPGIYSQALANGCTVPYSQALANGSTIPYSQALANGGTVPYSQALANGGTIPYSQALANGGTNNYGQAGTNNYSQALALANGGTNNYSQTLALANGGTSTYSQALANGGTIYYQGLGNGSTIYDQGLANSGTSSYSQAFVNGSPGAYSRLIGNGSAGSGNLAIGNGDAALYSQAMHNGDIDLNEYSLQDLLGLASSASVDRSSVQAANRPPALKPSVSEALSRSIHTANRPLVLKTSASEAQNRNFHVANGPLVRKATTGEAPERSLLNASRPQVPNSHSQFEINWGEDNSIDMLLGKENQCSGSSMWKNSNGLLQIPEYGFPIPYQPSFNLNSPPGVEADATSSITNSFPCPPVTPERPKKILNFSADEGSSPDKNQEYITSTTNGATENRCDELLHNIVASSSAAPPSPCKGKNIVAKEGDEGIDLNKTPKQKQPKKRKHRPKVVIEGKPKKTPKPKVVIEGKPKKTPKPKVPSNSNPKENPTGKRKYVRKNNPKVPVTDPTDVRKEILDPSFASATAKSCKRVLNFGEEKSGDGQHDVASQQGVMQQDNEPTFTLNLTSQTKEPCTRINIISGTKVAMQNDQQNELVVKSQQMSAVESQQISADYIAMLKRYTPAAQPTTENLQLGNLNVISRTVNKGNTDPRQRNSKNAYVPIPQHIHADGIGQIVIQPLTTQENLDSSRRQMMQSTSQTNKFANSNQATGSKRDYCHTIEQSQAHAAHLIGPSLCQEIFQVNEYNSSNLCKVFSDMQKKRKTEKAAYTNMSTMASYTTAGEDELHQAEAKSVNQLTSQINHGILNICFEGNNDSQNLANGVNKTTRDSSMHQTTAGNSMWKHHISNEWPSQTEDMREKQVNGCTQLHRLTVLTAAAKDKLQPPAPIKARSYSSGQHSIESCRVITLAEKQKEPLFSNSHSSSTYKPFLQEPKDKLYDYHQPSIKKRGRPAKKKQPDPIDAIIERLKSLELNDTSNETVSQEENAIILYKGDGAIIPYEIKKRKPRPKVDLDLETERVWKLLMGAEQDVGDSDERKAKWWEEEREVFRGRADSFIARMHLVQGDRRFSPWKGSVVDSVIGVFLTQNVSDHLSSSAFMSLVSRFPLHPESNKTSYSNEASILVEEPEVCIMNPDDTIKWHEKVSHQQVYNQAFVAYSESSEHRRDSPDSGTSETSLVGAPNQRAEEEVMSSQDSVNSSVVQTTVLRSCSGSNSEAEDPTTGHKTNKVQASASTNILYMEKTFMSQECQYHANKSSNFDENTMRYRKQNPRLDRVENHTESSSLTYLINSGNSNKQAPAVPSSNYRLHMTPDSGILEVECLQVLGEESISSWPSAASGIANPKDVNWTSKGTQQMTESIRKTTAQQNGLMNLQEATVGNPNALLRNYPMQQSSMQPGCTTENDKQSCKNHDLERTKTFQMQSMPSREPLKPAEALDTRRDTTMHQIPNVPELTEEASNVRERDSAVDKQICLENEVLEPLSREQVHSSNKESGGTTTNILKPKKEKVEGTKKKAFDWDSLRKQVQANGRKRERSKDTMDSLDYEAIRCAHVNVISEAIKERGMNNMLAERIKDFLNRLVREHGSIDLEWLRDSPPDKAKDYLLSIRGLGLKSVECVRLLTLHQLAFPVDTNVGRIAVRLGWVPLQPLPESLQLHLLELYPMLESIQKYLWPRLCKLDQRTLYELHYQLITFGKVFCTKHKPNCNACPMRGECRHFASAFASARLALPAPEEKSIVSSTAPSVADRNPTAFINPIPLPSLESNLLGKEEQDTSKCEPIIEVPATPEPQCIETLESDIEDAFYEDPDEIPTIKLNFEEFTLNLQNYMQENMELQEGDMSKALVALDPKATSIPTPKLKNVSRLRTEHQVYELPDSHPLLKGMDIREPDDPSPYLLAIWTPGETANSSQPPERRCESQEPGKLCNEKTCFSCNSLREANSQTVRGTLLIPCRTAMRGSFPLNGTYFQVNEVFADHDSSINPIDVPRAWIWNLPRRTVYFGTSVTSIFRGLPTEGIQYCFWRGFVCVRGFDQKSRAPRPLMARLHLSANKLSKTKNENN encoded by the exons ATCCCCTACAGTCAGGCCTTGGCTAATGGTGGCACAGTCCCCTACAGTCAGGCCTTGGCTAATGGTGGCACAATCCCCTACAGTCAGGCCTTGGCTAATGGTGGCACCAACAATTACGGTCAGGCTGGCACCAACAATTACAGTCAGGCCTTGGCCTTGGCTAACGGTGGCACCAACAATTACAGTCAGACCTTGGCCTTGGCTAATGGTGGCACCAGCACTTACAGTCAGGCCTTGGCCAATGGGGGCACCATCTACTATCAGGGTTTGGGCAATGGCAGCACCATCTATGATCAGGGTTTGGCCAATAGTGGCACTAGCTCCTACAGTCAAGCCTTTGTTAATGGCAGTCCTGGAGCCTACAGTCGGCTCATCGGAAATGGGAGTGCTGGCTCCGGCAACCTGGCCATTGGCAATGGGGATGCTGCCTTGTATAGTCAGGCCATGCACAATGGTGATATTGATCTGAATGAATATTCTCTACAGGATCTTTTGGGACTGGCATCAAGTGCCTCAGTGGACAGAAGCAGCGTTCAGGCAGCAAATAGACCTCCGGCTCTGAAGCCATCTGTGAGTGAAGCACTGAGCAGAAGCATCCATACTGCCAACAGACCTCTAGTTCTAAAGACATCAGCGAGTGAAGCACAGAACAGAAATTTCCATGTGGCAAATGGGCCTCTAGTTCGAAAGGCAACCACAGGTGAAGCCCCAGAAAGAAGTCTTCTGAATGCAAGTAGGCCTCAGGTTCCAAATTCACATTCTCAGTTTGAGATCAATTGGGGGGAAGATAATTCCATTGACATGTTGCTCGGTAAAGAAAATCAATGCTCAGGTTCAAGCATGTGGAAGAACAGTAATGGCTTACTGCAGATACCTGAGT ATGGATTCCCCATTCCATACCAACCTAGTTTCAATCTCAATTCACCACCAGGTGTGGAAGCCGATGCCACCTCCAGCATCACCAATTCCTTCCCATGTCCACCTGTCACTCCAGAACGGCCAAAGAAAATACTGAATTTTTCTGCAGATGAGGGCTCAAGCCCTGATAAAAATCAGGAGTACATCACATCAACAACAAATGGAGCTACTGAAAACCGCTGTGATGAACTCTTACACAACATTGTGGCATCATCCAGTGCTGCCCCTCCCAGTCCGTGCAAAGGAAAGAATATAGTTGCAAAGGAAGGTGATGAAGGCATCGACCTGAACAAGACACCTAAGCAAAAACAGCCAAAGAAGAGAAAGCATAGGCCAAAAGTTGTAATTGAAGGAAAACCAAAGAAGACTCCCAAGCCAAAAGTTGTAATTGAAGGAAAACCGAAGAAGACTCCCAAGCCAAAAGTTCCAAGTAATTCTAATCCTAAAGAAAATCCAACTGGAAAAAGGAAGTATGTTCGGAAGAATAATCCCAAAGTCCCTGTAACAGATCCTACAGATGTTAGGAAGGAGATACTAGATCCTTCCTTTGCTAGCGCCACAGCAAAATCATGCAAGAGAGTTTTAAATTTTGGGGAGGAAAAATCAGGTGACGGCCAGCATGACGTAGCTAGTCAGCAGGGGGTGATGCAACAAGATAATGAGCCCACTTTTACTTTGAATTTGACTTCTCAAACCAAAGAACCATGTACACGCATTAACATCATCTCTGGAACAAAAGTCGCTATGCAGAATGACCAACAGAATGAACTGGTGGTGAAAAGCCAGCAAATGTCAGCGGTGGAAAGTCAGCAAATTTCAGCTGATTATATAGCAATGCTCAAAAGGTACACTCCTGCAGCCCAACCAACAACCGAGAACCTGCAATTGGGCAATTTAAATGTCATATCAAGGACTGTGAACAAAGGAAATACCGATCCACGCCAAAGAAATAGCAAAAATGCTTATGTTCCCATACCTCAACACATCCATGCAGATGGAATAGGCCAAATTGTCATTCAACCACTAACTACTCAGGAAAATCTTGACAGCTCCAGAAGGCAGATGATGCAGAGTACATCTCAAACAAATAAGTTTGCAAATTCCAATCAAGCAACGGGATCCAAGAGGGATTATTGCCACACTATTGAGCAGTCACAGGCCCATGCTGCACATCTGATTGGCCCCTCTCTTTGCCAAGAGATATTTCAGGTCAATGAATATAACAGCAGCAATCTCTGCAAAGTTTTTTCAGATATgcagaagaaaaggaaaactgaGAAGGCTGCATATACAAACATGTCTACCATGGCTTCTTACACTACGGCTGGGGAGGAtgaactgcatcaagctgaagCAAAGAGCGTGAATCAGTTGACATCACAAATCAACCATGGAATTCTTAACATTTGCTTTGAAGGTAACAACGATTCACAAAACCTGGCCAATGGAGTGAACAAGACTACCAGGGATTCATCTATGCATCAGACTACTGCTGGCAATTCTATGTGGAAGCATCATATTTCAAATGAATGGCCATCACAGACAGAAGACATGAGAGAGAAACAAGTAAATGGATGCACTCAGCTCCACAGATTAACTGTTCTTACTGCAGCTGCAAAAGATAAACTGCAGCCACCAGCTCCCATAAAAGCCCGATCATATAGTAGTGGGCAGCACAGCATTGAATCTTGTCGTGTCATTACATTAGCAGAGAAGCAGAAAGAACCTCTCTTCTCCAACTCACACTCATCCAGCACATATAAGCCATTTCTGCAAGAACCCAAGGACAAGTTGTATGACTACCACCAACCATCCATAAAGAAAAGAG GTCGACCAGCTAAGAAGAAACAACCAGATCCAATTGATGCTATAATAGAACGATTGAAAAGTCTAGAACTCAATGATACAAGCAATGAGACTGTGAGCCAAGAGGAAAATGCAATCATCTTATACAAAGGAGATGGTGCAATCATTCCATATGAGATAAAAAAACGGAAACCAAGACCTAAAGTGGATCTTGACTTGGAGACAGAAAGAGTATGGAAACTCTTAATGGGGGCAGAACAAGATGTTGGAGATTCAGATGAAAGAAAGGCAAAATGGtgggaagaagaaagagaagtgTTTCGTGGACGAGCTGACTCATTTATTGCACGCATGCACCTTGTTCAAG GAGATAGACGCTTCTCTCCATGGAAAGGATCAGTGGTTGACTCCGTCATAGGAGTATTTCTTACCCAGAATGTTTCAGACCACCTTTCTAG CTCTGCCTTCATGTCACTTGTATCACGATTTCCTCTTCATCCAGAAAGCAACAAAACAAGTTACAGTAATGAAGCTAGCATATTGGTTGAAGAACCAGAGGTCTGCATAATGAACCCAGATGATACTATCAAATGGCATGAAAAGGTATCTCATCAACAAGTCTACAATCAAGCCTTTGTTGCATATTCTGAATCATCAGAGCATAGAAGAGACAGTCCAGATTCAGGAACAAGTGAAACAAGCTTAGTAGGAGCACCTAACCAGAGAGCAGAGGAAGAAGTCATGTCATCACAAGATTCTGTCAACTCATCTGTTGTCCAAACTACTGTACTGAGATCCTGCTCAGGATCCAACTCAGAAGCAGAAGATCCAACAACTGGGCACAAAACCAACAAGGTTCAAGCTTCAGCTTCAACAAACATTTTGTACATGGAAAAAACTTTCATGTCTCAAGAATGTCAGTATCATGCAAATAAAAGCTCGAACTTTGATGAGAACACTATGAGGTACAGAAAGCAAAACCCAAGATTGGACAGAGTGGAGAACCACACAGAGTCTTCTTCCCTTACCTATCTAATCAATTCTGGCAATTCCAATAAACAAGCACCAGCTGTTCCTTCCAGTAATTATCGATTGCACATGACCCCAGATTCAGGCATACTGGAAGTAGAATGTCTTCAAGTGTTGGGAGAAGAAAGTATATCATCTTGGCCTTCAGCTgcttctggaattgccaacccAAAAGATGTCAATTGGACAAGCAAAGGGACTCAACAAATGACAGAAAGTATTAGAAAAACCACTGCCCAACAAAATGGACTAATGAACCTCCAAGAAGCTACAGTAGGGAACCCGAATGCATTGCTAAGGAATTATCCTATGCAACAAAGTAGCATGCAACCAGGATGTACAACTGAAAATGATAAACAATCCTGCAAGAATCATGATCTTGAAAGGACAAAGACCTTTCAAATGCAAAGCATGCCAAGCAGAGAGCCTCTAAAACCTGCTGAAGCACTGGATACAAGACGAGACACTACCATGCATCAAATTCCAAATGTCCCTGAGCTTACAGAAGAAGCATCTAATGTCAGGGAGAGAGATTCTGCAGTGGATAAGCAAATATGCTTGGAGAATGAAGTGCTTGAACCACTGTCAAGAGAGCAAGTCCATTCTTCTAACAAGGAAAGTGGAGGGACAACtacaaatattttgaaaccTAAAAAGGAAAAGGTTGAAGGAACGAAAAAGAAAGCATTTGATTGGGATAGTTTAAGGAAGCAAGTTCAGGCCAATggtagaaaaagagaaagaagcaAAGATACAATGGACTCACTGGACTATGAAGCTATAAGATGTGCCCATGTTAATGTTATTTCTGAAGCTATCAAAGAACGAGGAATGAACAATATGCTAGCAGAACGAATAAAG GACTTCCTTAATCGATTGGTCAGAGAACATGGAAGCATtgaccttgaatggttaagagATTCTCCACCTGACAAAGCAAA GGATTATCTGTTAAGTATACGAGGATTGGGTTTGAAAAGTGTGGAATGTGTGAGGCTGTTAACACTTCATCAACTTGCTTTCCCG GTGGACACAAATGTTGGTCGAATTGCTGTGAGATTAGGATGGGTCCCTCTCCAACCACTACCAGAGTCACTTCAGTTGCATCTCCTGGAACT GTACCCTATGCTGGAGTCCATTCAAAAGTACCTCTGGCCAAGACTCTGCAAACTGGATCAGCGAACATT GTATGAGCTACACTATCAGTTGATTACATTTGGAAAG GTTTTCTGCACCAAACATAAACCAAATTGCAATGCATGCCCAATGAGGGGAGAGTGCAGACACTTTGCAAGTGCTTTTGCAAG TGCAAGGCTTGCCCTGCCAGCACCAGAAGAGAAGAGCATCGTGAGTTCAACTGCACCCAGTGTGGCAGACAGAAACCCCACAGCATTCATCAACCCTATTCCACTGCCTTCACTTGAAAGCAACCTACTTGGAAAAGAAGAGCAAGACACTAGTAAGTGTGAACCTATCATCGAAGTACCTGCTACACCAGAACCGCAATGCATAGAAACATTAGAAAGTGATATTGAGGATGCATTCTATGAGGATCCTGATGAGATTCCTACAATCAAACTGAACTTCGAGGAATTCACACTCAATCTACAAAATTATATGCAAGAAAACATGGAACTCCAAGAAGGGGATATGTCCAAGGCTTTAGTTGCTTTGGATCCCAAAGCTACCTCAATCCCTACTCCCAAATTGAAGAATGTCAGTCGGTTAAGGACAGAGCACCAAGT GTATGAACTTCCAGATTCACACCCTCTGTTAAAAGGG ATGGATATACGAGAACCTGATGATCCAAGCCCATACCTTCTTGCTATATGGACACCAg GTGAAACTGCAAATTCAAGTCAACCACCAGAAAGGAGGTGTGAGTCCCAAGAACCAGGCAAGCTGTGCAATGAGAAGACATGTTTTTCATGCAATAGCCTCAGAGAAGCAAATTCACAGACAGTCAGGGGGACACTTCTG ATACCATGTAGAACAGCCATGAGAGGTAGCTTTCCACTCAATGGCACATATTTTCAAGTTAATGAG GTATTTGCAGACCATGATTCTAGTATTAACCCAATTGATGTTCCAAGAGCATGGATATGGAACCTCCCAAGAAGAACCGTGTACTTTGGAACCTCTGTGACCTCAATATTTAGag GCTTGCCAACAGAGGGAATCCAATACTGCTTCTGGAGAG GATTTGTTTGTGTGAGGGGATTTGACCAGAAATCAAGAGCACCCCGACCTCTGATGGCTAGATTGCACCTTTCAGCAAATAAGTTGTCcaagacaaaaaatgaaaacaattga